One part of the Thermococcus litoralis DSM 5473 genome encodes these proteins:
- the gatE gene encoding Glu-tRNA(Gln) amidotransferase subunit GatE yields MELDYKALGLKVGLEIHRQLDTKKLFSPVPSELHEEVDFTVERRLRPTMSELGEIDQAALEEFKKGRVFVYEGNYRYSDLVYLDEEPPHLPDEEALRVALQITYLLNAIPVDEVHFMRKIVIDGSNVSGFQRTAIVGMNGKVDTPWGSVGIPTICLEEDACRIIEQGDKKAVYRLDRLGIPLIEIATTPDIHHPEQAKVVAKFIGDALRATRKVKRGLGTIRQDLNVSIKGGARIEIKGVQELDMIPLIIKREVERQLNLIKIKEELEKRGAKEEELKEEFYDVSDIFANTGSKIIANVLKKGGKVLAIRLPKFRGLIGFEIQPGRRLGTEMADRAKKYVKGIFHIDELPNYGISQEEVDKVVERLNLGELDAFVLVAAEEEIAKKALREVLQRAREAIRGVPEETRRALPDGNTQYMRPLPGKARMYPETDIPPIFISEELKKEILENLPEYPQARVERYVKEYGIDKSLAQTLVDDERDELFEELIGMGVKPSLAASVLVVVLKGLKKEVPIENITEKHIKDAFKLFLDNRIAKEAFEEIFKELALHPEKTALQVAEEKGLTLLSEEEVERIVEEIVQENIDVVKAKGMGAMGMLMGRAMAKLRGKADGKLVSQLVRKKIQEFSS; encoded by the coding sequence ATGGAGCTTGATTATAAGGCACTTGGTCTCAAAGTTGGTCTTGAAATTCACAGACAGCTCGATACGAAAAAGCTGTTCTCCCCGGTACCGAGTGAACTTCATGAGGAGGTGGATTTTACAGTTGAGAGAAGACTAAGGCCTACAATGAGCGAGCTTGGAGAGATTGACCAGGCTGCACTTGAAGAGTTCAAAAAGGGTAGGGTTTTTGTCTATGAGGGGAACTACAGGTACAGTGATCTGGTTTATCTGGATGAAGAGCCGCCCCATCTACCGGATGAAGAGGCATTAAGGGTTGCCCTCCAGATTACCTATCTCCTAAATGCCATTCCGGTTGATGAAGTTCATTTTATGAGGAAGATCGTCATAGACGGCTCCAACGTCTCGGGCTTCCAGAGGACTGCCATAGTTGGCATGAACGGCAAGGTGGATACTCCATGGGGGAGCGTTGGGATTCCAACGATCTGTCTTGAAGAAGATGCGTGTAGGATTATAGAGCAGGGAGACAAAAAAGCAGTTTACAGGCTTGACCGTTTGGGGATTCCTTTAATTGAAATAGCAACTACTCCAGACATTCACCATCCGGAACAGGCAAAGGTCGTGGCAAAGTTCATAGGCGATGCTTTGAGGGCAACGCGCAAAGTAAAACGTGGTCTCGGGACAATAAGGCAAGATTTAAACGTTTCCATCAAAGGCGGGGCTAGGATTGAGATTAAGGGTGTTCAAGAGCTGGATATGATACCTTTGATAATTAAGCGCGAAGTTGAGAGACAGCTCAATCTCATAAAGATCAAAGAGGAGCTTGAGAAGAGGGGAGCAAAAGAGGAAGAGCTGAAAGAGGAGTTTTATGACGTGAGCGACATCTTTGCTAACACAGGCTCAAAGATAATTGCCAATGTCTTGAAAAAGGGAGGAAAAGTTTTGGCTATTAGGCTTCCAAAGTTTAGAGGTCTTATAGGCTTCGAAATTCAGCCCGGAAGAAGGCTTGGAACGGAAATGGCTGACAGGGCTAAGAAGTACGTAAAAGGTATATTCCATATCGATGAGCTGCCAAACTATGGCATAAGCCAAGAGGAAGTCGACAAGGTCGTTGAGAGACTCAACCTTGGGGAACTTGATGCCTTTGTGTTAGTTGCGGCTGAGGAAGAGATTGCCAAGAAAGCCCTTAGAGAGGTTCTTCAGAGGGCAAGAGAGGCCATTAGAGGTGTCCCCGAGGAAACGAGAAGGGCTTTGCCGGATGGAAATACCCAATACATGCGCCCTCTCCCAGGAAAGGCTAGAATGTATCCAGAAACAGATATTCCGCCGATATTTATCAGTGAAGAGCTTAAGAAAGAGATCTTAGAGAACCTTCCAGAGTATCCACAGGCGAGAGTGGAGCGCTACGTTAAGGAGTACGGCATAGACAAAAGCTTAGCACAGACGTTAGTTGATGATGAGAGAGATGAGCTCTTTGAGGAGCTTATAGGGATGGGTGTTAAACCCTCCTTGGCGGCTTCAGTCCTTGTAGTGGTTCTCAAAGGTCTTAAGAAGGAAGTGCCAATTGAGAACATTACGGAGAAGCACATAAAAGATGCGTTCAAACTTTTCCTCGACAACAGGATAGCAAAGGAGGCATTTGAAGAAATATTCAAGGAGCTTGCACTCCATCCAGAGAAGACCGCTTTGCAGGTTGCAGAGGAGAAAGGACTCACGTTGTTAAGTGAAGAAGAAGTTGAGAGAATAGTCGAGGAAATAGTTCAGGAGAACATAGACGTGGTAAAGGCAAAAGGCATGGGTGCAATGGGAATGCTCATGGGAAGGGCAATGGCCAAGCTTAGAGGAAAGGCCGATGGGAAGCTGGTTAGCCAGCTCGTGAGGAAAAAGATTCAAGAGTTCAGCTCTTAA
- the gatD gene encoding Glu-tRNA(Gln) amidotransferase subunit GatD, which produces MRKVELFMKEKGIEIGDYVEVVEEENGTRVTHRGIVMPPYELSKGETLTIKLDNGYNIGILIDQIVEVKILEKAKPREEISFKEVLPKKPGLPNVTIIGTGGTIASKIDYKTGAVHAAFTAEELAKAVPEIFEIANITPKLLFNIMSEDMKPQYWKKMAHEVAKALNSGEDGVIIGHGTDTMGYSAAALSFMLRDLGKPVIFVGSQRSSDRPSSDAAMNLICSTRMAVEDFGEVAVVMHGETSDTYCLAHRGTKVRKMHTSRRDAFRSINDVPIAKIWSDGRVEYLRDDYRKRRESEVWVDDKLEEKVALIKVYPGMSGELIDFLVDKGYKGIVIEGTGLGHTPNEIIPTIERAVEEGVAVCMTSQCLYGRVNLNVYSTGRKLLKAGVIPCEDMLPETAYVKLIWVLGHTQNLEEVRNMMLTNYAGEITPYTRFDTYLR; this is translated from the coding sequence ATGAGAAAAGTCGAGCTTTTCATGAAGGAAAAAGGCATTGAAATTGGCGATTATGTTGAGGTTGTGGAGGAGGAAAACGGCACAAGAGTTACTCACAGGGGCATTGTAATGCCCCCATATGAGCTTTCAAAGGGAGAAACCCTTACAATAAAGCTGGACAACGGGTACAACATCGGGATTTTAATCGACCAGATAGTTGAAGTGAAGATCCTCGAAAAAGCCAAGCCAAGAGAAGAGATTTCATTTAAAGAAGTTTTACCTAAAAAACCTGGGCTTCCAAACGTTACCATAATAGGAACCGGAGGAACCATAGCGAGCAAAATAGACTACAAAACCGGTGCGGTTCATGCGGCATTTACAGCTGAGGAGCTCGCAAAAGCCGTTCCGGAAATTTTTGAAATAGCAAACATAACCCCAAAGCTTCTCTTTAACATAATGAGTGAAGACATGAAGCCTCAATACTGGAAAAAGATGGCTCATGAGGTTGCAAAGGCACTCAACAGTGGGGAGGATGGAGTTATAATAGGCCATGGAACAGATACGATGGGGTATTCTGCTGCTGCATTAAGCTTCATGCTAAGAGATTTAGGAAAGCCTGTAATCTTCGTTGGCTCCCAGAGGAGTAGCGATAGACCTTCAAGCGATGCCGCGATGAACTTAATATGCTCCACCAGGATGGCAGTTGAGGACTTTGGTGAGGTTGCTGTTGTGATGCACGGAGAAACCAGCGACACCTACTGTTTGGCACACAGAGGGACAAAGGTTAGAAAAATGCACACCTCAAGGAGAGACGCCTTTAGGAGTATAAACGACGTTCCCATAGCAAAGATATGGTCTGATGGAAGAGTCGAGTATCTAAGGGACGACTACAGAAAAAGAAGGGAGAGCGAAGTATGGGTTGATGACAAGCTTGAAGAAAAAGTTGCCCTAATAAAGGTTTATCCAGGCATGAGCGGGGAGCTCATAGACTTTTTAGTGGATAAAGGCTACAAGGGAATTGTAATAGAGGGCACAGGTCTCGGTCACACACCAAACGAGATAATCCCAACAATAGAGAGGGCAGTTGAGGAAGGTGTTGCAGTTTGCATGACGAGCCAGTGCCTCTACGGTAGAGTCAACCTCAACGTCTATTCCACTGGGAGAAAGCTCCTTAAAGCCGGTGTTATTCCATGTGAGGACATGCTTCCAGAGACGGCTTACGTGAAGCTCATATGGGTTCTTGGTCATACGCAGAACCTTGAGGAAGTTAGAAATATGATGCTCACGAACTATGCTGGAGAGATTACCCCCTACACAAGATTTGACACTTATCTGAGGTGA
- a CDS encoding transcriptional regulator, translating to MMTRRQKIIKLLEERDYSVSELAMLLEMRGKGSKKVILEDLKAIANIVKREGKALLIQPAQCRKCGFVFKPEIKIPGKCPKCRSEWIEEPRFKIETR from the coding sequence ATGATGACGAGAAGACAGAAGATAATAAAGCTTTTGGAGGAGAGGGACTACAGTGTAAGTGAACTTGCAATGCTCCTTGAGATGAGAGGCAAAGGGAGCAAGAAGGTAATCCTTGAAGACCTTAAAGCTATTGCAAATATCGTAAAGCGTGAAGGAAAGGCTCTCCTCATTCAGCCAGCCCAGTGCAGGAAGTGCGGCTTCGTATTTAAACCAGAGATAAAAATTCCTGGCAAGTGTCCAAAGTGCAGGTCGGAATGGATCGAAGAGCCGAGGTTTAAAATCGAGACTCGATAG
- a CDS encoding tRNA pseudouridine(54/55) synthase Pus10 — protein MIIEKAEEILKEHKLCDHCLGRAFALLGKGDNHIRGKSIRLVINMEREARGEEGFQEPQECELCGNIFKKTEYLARLCYDKVSRLGLEFESFLVGSRVPKEIVEKEREIIEKFGLKYAEPINRELNREIGKLLELILQKPVNKSNPDVVFIVEPYNERVELQIKPLYIYGRYRKLVRGIPQTPLRGFKESVASIICKPFSKATKGKCIFHGAGREDVDVRMLGNGRPFVVEVKRPIKRHIDLGRIEEEINKSGKVEVLGLRFITKEEAEKVLTSNHKKEYEALVYVEEGISREEVEKVVKALEGATIHQRTPRRVLGRRADLVRVRKVHEAEGELLDERHFKLRLITDGGLYIKELISGDKGRTTPSVSEILGKKAWCEKLDVLNILDEQ, from the coding sequence ATGATAATAGAAAAGGCCGAAGAGATACTCAAAGAGCACAAACTCTGTGACCACTGCTTGGGAAGGGCCTTTGCCCTGCTTGGGAAGGGGGACAATCACATCCGAGGGAAATCAATAAGGTTAGTCATTAATATGGAAAGAGAAGCTAGAGGCGAGGAGGGCTTTCAGGAGCCTCAAGAGTGTGAGCTTTGCGGAAATATCTTCAAAAAGACCGAATATCTTGCAAGGCTTTGCTATGATAAGGTTTCAAGGCTTGGACTTGAGTTTGAGAGCTTTCTCGTTGGCTCAAGGGTTCCCAAGGAAATTGTAGAGAAAGAACGGGAGATAATTGAAAAGTTTGGGTTGAAGTATGCTGAACCAATAAACAGGGAATTGAACAGGGAAATTGGAAAGCTCCTTGAACTCATACTTCAAAAGCCTGTAAACAAGAGCAACCCAGATGTTGTTTTTATAGTGGAGCCATACAACGAGAGGGTGGAACTCCAGATAAAGCCTCTCTACATCTATGGTCGCTACAGGAAGCTAGTTAGGGGGATCCCTCAAACGCCATTAAGGGGATTCAAAGAAAGTGTTGCGTCAATAATCTGCAAACCTTTTTCAAAAGCGACAAAAGGAAAATGCATATTCCACGGAGCTGGAAGAGAGGATGTAGATGTGAGAATGCTTGGGAATGGGCGACCCTTTGTTGTTGAGGTTAAGAGGCCAATAAAAAGGCATATTGACTTAGGGAGAATTGAAGAGGAAATCAACAAGAGCGGGAAAGTTGAGGTTTTAGGGCTCAGGTTTATAACCAAGGAAGAAGCCGAAAAGGTTCTCACATCAAACCACAAAAAAGAATACGAGGCACTTGTTTACGTTGAGGAGGGCATCAGCAGAGAAGAGGTTGAAAAGGTCGTTAAGGCACTCGAAGGAGCAACCATTCATCAAAGAACCCCTAGAAGGGTTTTAGGGAGAAGGGCCGATTTGGTGAGAGTGAGAAAAGTCCATGAGGCTGAAGGTGAGCTTTTAGATGAGAGGCATTTTAAACTCCGCCTGATAACCGACGGAGGGCTCTACATAAAAGAACTAATTTCGGGAGACAAGGGGAGGACAACCCCTTCGGTGAGCGAGATATTAGGAAAGAAGGCTTGGTGCGAAAAACTTGATGTGCTGAACATCCTAGATGAGCAGTGA
- a CDS encoding 50S ribosomal protein L21e, with product MVQKAHTVRRKTRGKLSKSPRRRGLPPLTRFLQEFEVGQKVHIVIEPSYHKGMPDPRFHGRTGTVVGKRGDAYIVQLTDGGKVKTFFIHPVHLRPQK from the coding sequence ATGGTTCAAAAAGCCCATACTGTTAGAAGGAAAACCAGAGGTAAGCTTAGCAAATCACCAAGGAGGAGAGGCCTTCCTCCATTAACAAGGTTCCTCCAAGAGTTTGAAGTCGGACAGAAAGTCCACATAGTGATTGAGCCAAGCTACCACAAAGGAATGCCCGATCCAAGGTTCCATGGAAGAACCGGCACAGTGGTTGGAAAGAGGGGAGATGCATACATAGTCCAGCTCACCGATGGCGGTAAGGTTAAGACATTCTTTATTCACCCAGTCCATTTAAGACCCCAGAAGTGA
- a CDS encoding RNA polymerase Rpb4 family protein produces the protein MIGRKKLKEEYISIPEARELLLKRKEEGAEENPEEPIFYEARVSIEHAERFSKLPAEKAKELREKLTGLFEWLDGRIATKIVDIMPEDYFDIRVIFAKEEHMPTKEEAEKILEILEEYRE, from the coding sequence ATGATAGGGCGCAAGAAGCTTAAGGAGGAATACATCTCAATTCCAGAGGCAAGGGAATTACTGCTCAAGAGAAAAGAGGAAGGGGCTGAAGAAAACCCAGAGGAGCCAATATTCTATGAGGCAAGGGTCAGCATTGAGCATGCCGAGAGGTTCTCAAAACTACCAGCAGAAAAGGCAAAAGAGCTTAGAGAAAAGCTAACAGGCCTCTTTGAATGGCTTGATGGGAGAATAGCGACAAAAATTGTTGACATAATGCCCGAAGACTACTTTGACATAAGGGTTATCTTTGCCAAGGAAGAACACATGCCCACCAAAGAGGAAGCAGAAAAGATACTCGAAATACTTGAAGAATATAGGGAGTAG
- a CDS encoding DUF655 domain-containing protein — protein sequence MDYYRRRHSYAQSTDKKKRHVEYEEYAYVLDYLPTGYLDLEHRNLRENKPIAQVIGEKAFTLLEVIPKTDLMLYERVFVGKGQRDKVLMITRKLNYDDLTPTAKAELPYVLEEIVKNNEERFVKFFNLAPPITNRLHSLELLPGIGKKHMWDILEEREREPFKSFEDLKHRVKGLPDPVKMIARRILDELENKDRYRLFVGSRRIFRE from the coding sequence ATGGATTATTATCGTAGAAGACATTCCTATGCCCAAAGTACCGATAAAAAAAAGCGTCATGTAGAGTATGAAGAATACGCATATGTGTTAGATTATCTTCCCACCGGTTATCTCGATCTTGAGCATCGAAACCTTAGGGAAAACAAGCCTATAGCACAGGTTATTGGGGAGAAGGCTTTTACCCTGCTCGAGGTAATCCCCAAGACAGACCTTATGCTCTATGAAAGGGTCTTTGTTGGAAAGGGACAGAGGGACAAGGTATTAATGATAACCAGAAAGCTTAATTACGATGACCTGACTCCAACTGCGAAGGCTGAACTTCCGTACGTCCTTGAGGAAATCGTAAAGAACAATGAAGAGCGTTTTGTGAAGTTTTTCAACCTTGCTCCGCCAATTACGAACAGACTTCACAGCTTAGAATTGCTTCCCGGAATAGGGAAAAAGCACATGTGGGACATCTTGGAAGAGAGGGAAAGGGAACCATTCAAGAGCTTTGAGGATTTGAAGCATAGGGTAAAGGGACTTCCAGATCCCGTGAAAATGATAGCGAGAAGAATCTTGGACGAGCTTGAGAACAAAGACCGCTACAGGCTTTTTGTAGGCTCAAGGAGAATATTCAGGGAGTAG
- the rsmA gene encoding 16S rRNA (adenine(1518)-N(6)/adenine(1519)-N(6))-dimethyltransferase RsmA encodes MYSKVFSLISKYHLKPNSDLGQNFLIVEDVIQREVERAEIKESETVLEIGPGLGVLTDELAKRAKKVYAIEKDSRIIEILRREYRWDNVELIHGDALKIDFPYFDKIVSNLPYQISSPITFKLLKYDFKKAVLIYQLEFAQRMVAKPGDKNYSRLSVMVQAKAEVELVEKIGRGAFYPKPKVDSAVIVMTPKPKDEQVDLNENLVKALFQHRRKLASKALKDSYHMLGLTKDEFKKLKPIIEHIPHSQKRVFQLSIEEIKDIEEFLRGHNIIG; translated from the coding sequence ATGTACTCCAAGGTCTTTTCTTTAATTTCTAAATACCATCTAAAGCCGAATTCCGATCTTGGCCAAAATTTTCTCATAGTGGAAGATGTTATTCAGAGAGAAGTAGAAAGGGCAGAAATAAAGGAAAGCGAGACCGTTCTTGAAATAGGACCCGGTTTAGGGGTGCTAACAGACGAGCTGGCAAAGAGGGCAAAGAAGGTTTACGCCATAGAAAAGGATTCACGGATAATCGAAATCCTGAGGAGAGAGTACAGATGGGATAATGTGGAGCTCATACACGGAGATGCCCTAAAAATAGATTTTCCTTACTTTGATAAGATAGTTTCCAACCTTCCCTACCAGATATCTTCCCCCATAACCTTTAAACTTCTGAAGTATGACTTCAAGAAAGCCGTGCTTATTTATCAGCTTGAATTTGCCCAGCGAATGGTGGCAAAGCCAGGAGATAAGAACTACTCCCGCCTCTCTGTAATGGTGCAGGCTAAGGCCGAGGTTGAGCTTGTTGAAAAAATTGGCAGAGGAGCATTCTACCCAAAACCGAAAGTTGATTCCGCAGTAATAGTAATGACGCCCAAACCCAAAGATGAACAAGTCGATCTAAACGAGAACCTCGTGAAGGCCCTCTTCCAGCACAGGAGAAAGCTGGCAAGCAAGGCCCTAAAGGACTCTTACCATATGCTAGGCCTCACAAAAGATGAGTTCAAGAAACTTAAGCCCATCATTGAACACATTCCCCACTCTCAAAAAAGAGTATTTCAGCTGTCCATAGAGGAGATAAAAGACATAGAAGAGTTTTTAAGAGGTCATAATATCATTGGGTAG
- a CDS encoding ferritin-like domain-containing protein, with the protein MSGVSSTVRENIKKLLQALPRLSMQEILSYWINAEIEEAEMYDRLYELSKELTWIEEIPKVFRKLSEESLEHAEKLLQLYKKLFPDENTVSVNLPPLEVVLAENKLRRFLERGRLEELFDILMENEKMAAEAYEYLQNASKNPEVKEIAKWLANIEWEHYNHIKGLKEKYLSLKDHATQ; encoded by the coding sequence ATGAGTGGAGTGTCCTCAACCGTTAGGGAAAATATAAAGAAACTTCTTCAAGCACTTCCCAGATTAAGCATGCAGGAAATTCTTTCCTACTGGATAAATGCTGAGATAGAGGAAGCCGAGATGTACGATCGCCTTTATGAGTTGAGCAAGGAACTAACATGGATCGAAGAAATCCCTAAGGTTTTTCGTAAGCTTAGCGAAGAAAGCCTAGAACATGCAGAAAAGTTGCTTCAACTTTACAAAAAGCTGTTTCCGGATGAAAATACTGTATCAGTTAATTTACCTCCCTTAGAGGTTGTATTGGCTGAGAACAAACTTAGAAGGTTTTTAGAGCGGGGAAGGCTGGAGGAGCTTTTTGATATCTTAATGGAAAACGAAAAGATGGCTGCAGAAGCTTATGAATATCTCCAAAATGCGAGCAAAAACCCTGAGGTGAAGGAGATTGCAAAGTGGTTGGCTAATATTGAGTGGGAACACTACAACCACATAAAAGGGCTGAAAGAAAAGTACCTTTCATTAAAAGACCATGCTACCCAATGA
- a CDS encoding S-layer protein: MKVRKIAALAVGAAMVGATLGYASAQSELPGKEFFVKDGMPNVKIVVGSNAAAMDVVSAADVAVALGTLLYTEKEVEAGATAVVVKEDTAPDPEDIPLYSSFVEDSDDEYDEVTAQKYSELPGNRWWNGSFADDDSALSDAYYSAEFDELFSVDADGEHDILELENTDYYSTFFDEYDTDIQPFGDTITGIQLADVESIELGDSESGTYGEDTPFETELELEEAKIVDYLINIKQIGLYKFDEDDEDYLNDDDKTIPPKSVKLIVPEEGLEVYIDFTIEVYDEADTDDFGFESHSYYYDDLSTDDVEDDSFYEGLQEGDAFTLFGEKYEILSINGTEGEIEIGKDWGTEWIKVNQVLEFNGYKIEAVDLSINEERALFRVTTPDGDTELVSVDVGESDEVDDLRIELETVFVGIEGSTIAEISIQTDVGTIEDGDEDFLDGWKVDLIFNDDGDRLLGIKLTNTDDLVGSTINLFDRYVLKYEFESETKENPEDEENYYAARAYIAVDPKEPQYETKEVKIGEELDDYIIDSVKTEKVKTVEVNKIAESITVLDTEVDVNAVDSNLILVGGPVANAITKYLVEQGMFDWENRDGDLNYLEDVFGEYDVLIVAGEDRYATRDAAKELMEYLAGL; encoded by the coding sequence ATGAAGGTAAGAAAAATCGCGGCCCTTGCTGTTGGTGCCGCAATGGTTGGAGCAACCCTTGGGTATGCAAGCGCCCAATCAGAGCTTCCAGGAAAGGAATTCTTTGTTAAGGATGGAATGCCAAACGTTAAAATCGTAGTTGGAAGCAACGCTGCTGCTATGGACGTTGTGAGTGCAGCAGATGTAGCTGTAGCGCTCGGTACGCTCCTCTACACCGAGAAAGAGGTCGAAGCAGGGGCAACGGCAGTTGTTGTTAAGGAGGACACTGCCCCTGACCCAGAGGACATCCCACTCTACTCAAGCTTTGTTGAAGACTCAGACGATGAGTACGATGAAGTTACTGCTCAAAAATACAGTGAGTTACCAGGAAACAGATGGTGGAACGGCTCATTTGCCGATGACGACAGCGCTCTCAGCGATGCATACTACTCAGCAGAGTTTGATGAGCTATTCAGTGTAGATGCGGATGGAGAACACGACATCCTTGAATTGGAGAACACCGACTATTACTCAACGTTCTTTGACGAGTACGATACGGACATACAGCCATTTGGTGATACAATTACCGGCATACAGCTCGCAGACGTTGAGTCAATAGAGCTCGGCGACAGTGAAAGCGGAACCTACGGTGAAGACACACCATTTGAGACAGAACTCGAGCTTGAGGAAGCAAAAATAGTTGACTACCTCATTAACATAAAGCAAATCGGTCTTTACAAGTTCGATGAAGATGACGAGGATTATCTAAACGACGATGATAAAACAATCCCACCAAAGAGTGTTAAGCTGATAGTTCCAGAAGAAGGTCTTGAAGTGTACATAGACTTCACAATAGAGGTTTATGACGAAGCAGATACAGATGACTTCGGCTTTGAGAGCCACAGCTACTACTACGACGACCTATCAACTGATGATGTAGAGGACGACAGCTTTTATGAGGGACTTCAAGAAGGGGATGCATTCACACTCTTCGGAGAGAAGTATGAGATACTATCCATTAATGGTACCGAGGGTGAAATTGAAATCGGTAAGGACTGGGGAACTGAGTGGATTAAAGTAAACCAGGTTCTGGAATTCAACGGCTACAAAATTGAAGCAGTCGACCTTTCAATTAACGAAGAGAGAGCACTGTTTAGGGTTACAACCCCTGATGGAGACACAGAACTCGTAAGCGTTGACGTGGGAGAATCCGACGAAGTAGACGACCTAAGAATTGAACTTGAAACAGTGTTTGTTGGTATCGAGGGCTCAACGATAGCTGAGATAAGCATTCAGACAGATGTGGGCACTATAGAAGATGGGGACGAGGACTTCCTCGATGGATGGAAAGTGGACCTCATATTCAATGATGATGGGGACAGACTGCTTGGTATAAAGCTCACAAACACAGACGACCTCGTTGGTTCAACAATAAACCTCTTTGACAGATATGTGCTCAAGTATGAATTCGAAAGTGAGACAAAGGAAAACCCAGAGGATGAAGAGAACTACTATGCCGCGAGGGCATATATAGCAGTGGATCCAAAAGAACCACAATATGAGACTAAGGAAGTTAAGATCGGAGAGGAACTTGATGACTACATCATTGACAGCGTTAAGACCGAGAAAGTCAAGACCGTCGAGGTCAACAAGATTGCAGAATCAATCACAGTGCTTGACACTGAGGTTGACGTCAACGCAGTCGACAGCAACCTCATCCTCGTCGGTGGACCAGTTGCGAACGCAATCACCAAGTACCTCGTTGAACAGGGAATGTTCGATTGGGAGAACAGAGACGGGGACCTTAACTACTTAGAGGATGTCTTTGGCGAGTATGACGTCCTTATTGTTGCTGGTGAAGACAGGTACGCCACAAGAGACGCAGCCAAGGAGCTCATGGAGTACTTGGCTGGCCTCTGA
- the amrS gene encoding AmmeMemoRadiSam system radical SAM enzyme gives MREAMYWEPLEGNRVRCYLCPLNCLIDEGQRGSCRVRKNIGGKLYTLNYGKVSSMAADPIEKKPLFHFYPGSCAFSIGTVGCNMHCIHCQNWEISQADETFPYLEDVTSEAIVRLAKHYGCESIAYTYNEPTIWYEFVLETSKIAKREGLKNILVTNGYINEEPFRELAPYIDAMNIDIKAFKDEFYRKISKVPSLEPSKRTAVIAKKEFGIHVELTYLIIPTLNDSEDEIRAFARWVVEELGDDTPVHFSRFFPHYKLLTLPPTPVETIEKAYRIAKEEGLKFVYTGNIPGHDGENTYCPKCGKPLIVRWGFTIEEYHIKDGKCEYCGEPIPIIGEYKKRHYRGMWW, from the coding sequence ATGAGAGAGGCTATGTATTGGGAGCCCTTAGAGGGCAACAGGGTGAGATGTTACTTATGTCCCTTGAACTGTCTCATAGATGAAGGACAGAGGGGTTCCTGCAGGGTTAGGAAGAACATTGGTGGTAAGCTTTACACCCTCAATTATGGGAAGGTATCTTCTATGGCTGCCGATCCGATTGAAAAGAAGCCGCTCTTTCACTTCTATCCAGGCTCCTGTGCATTCTCTATAGGCACAGTTGGGTGTAACATGCACTGCATCCACTGCCAGAACTGGGAGATAAGCCAGGCTGATGAGACTTTCCCCTACTTGGAGGATGTCACTTCGGAGGCTATAGTGAGGCTGGCCAAACATTATGGATGCGAGAGCATAGCTTACACATACAACGAGCCAACGATATGGTATGAATTCGTTCTCGAAACTTCAAAGATCGCCAAAAGAGAAGGCCTCAAGAACATTCTCGTGACGAACGGCTACATAAACGAGGAACCCTTTAGGGAGTTAGCTCCTTATATAGATGCCATGAACATTGACATAAAGGCATTCAAAGATGAGTTTTACAGAAAGATCTCGAAGGTGCCAAGTTTGGAGCCGAGCAAGAGAACTGCAGTTATAGCCAAGAAGGAGTTTGGGATTCACGTTGAGCTTACATACCTCATAATACCAACGCTAAACGACAGTGAAGATGAGATAAGGGCTTTTGCGAGATGGGTGGTTGAAGAGCTAGGTGATGATACACCAGTACACTTCTCACGCTTTTTCCCCCATTATAAGCTCCTCACGTTGCCTCCAACGCCAGTTGAGACCATTGAAAAGGCTTATCGCATAGCTAAGGAGGAGGGGTTGAAATTTGTGTATACCGGGAATATCCCGGGCCATGATGGAGAAAACACATACTGCCCAAAGTGTGGAAAACCTTTAATAGTCAGGTGGGGCTTTACGATAGAGGAGTACCACATAAAGGATGGAAAGTGTGAATACTGTGGTGAACCAATACCGATAATTGGCGAATATAAAAAAAGACATTACAGAGGAATGTGGTGGTAA